TCGCGCTGGTGTCCACCGGCGCCTCGGCCGCGCACCGGGCCGGGCTGCAGGCCGCCTACGACGACCTGCTGGTCGAGGCCGCCGAGGCCCTCGACGTGCCGCACCGGCTGCGTCAGACCGTCCCCGGCGAGGCCCGGGAGATGGAGCGGCTCCGGCTGGGCACCGCGCTGACCGATGCCGGGCTGGTGCTCGGCGACCCCGGGGCCCGCGGCTGAGCGTCGGCCGGCTCTTCGTCGCGGTCAGCCCGCCGGCACCGGTCGTCACCGCGCTGACCCGTGCCGTCGACGCCGTGCGGGACGCACCGGGCGCCCCGCGCTGGGTGAGCCCGGAGAGCTTCCACGTCACGCTGGCCTTCCTGGGCGACGTCCCCCGGGCGAGGTTCGCCGGGCTGATCGGTGCGCTGGGCCCGGTGGTCGACGGGGCGTCGCCGATGACCCTGCAGCTCGACGGCGCGGGGCGGTTCGGGCGTCGTCGTCCGCGCGTGCTGTGGGCCGGGGTGGCCGGCGACGTCGACGCGCTCTCGGTGGTGGCCGACCGGCTGGCCGCGGCGGCCCGGCACGCCGGGGTGCCGGTGGAGGACCGGCCGTTGGTCCCGCACCTGACCCTGGGGCGGTGGCCGGGGACGGCACAGGCCGACCCGCAGCTCACCGACGCACTGGTCGGGGAGCACGGGCCGGCCTGGGCGGTCAGCGAGGTCGTGCTGTGGCGGTCACCGCTGGGCCGCCCCTACGAGCGGGTCACCAGCTGGGCGACTCACCAGGCGTAGTCCTCCGGGGCGGTCTCGTGACCGGGGAAGACGTCGTCGAGGGCGGCGAGCTGGGCGTCGTCCAGGGTGATCTCGACCGCGGACAGCGAGGACTCGAACTGCTCCATGGTGCGCGGGCCGATGATCGGCGCGGTCACCGCGGGCCGGCTCAGCAGCCAGGCGATCCCGACGTCGGCCGGGGCCAGGCCCCACTCGGCGCACAGGTCCTCGTAGCGCTGCAGCTGCGGGCGGACCTCCTCGATCCGGGCCTGGTTGCGCTCGCTGGTGCGCCGGTTGCCCTCCTGCTTGGCCAGCACCCCGGCGAGCAGACCGCCCTGCAGCGGGCTCCACGGGATGATGCCGATGCCGTAGTGCTCGGCGGCCGGCACGACCTCGCGCTCGATGTCGCGGACCAGCAGGTTGTAGATCGACTGCTCGCTGACCAGGCCGGTGAAGTGCCGGTTGCGGGCGGCCTCCTGCGCGGCGGCGAGCTGCCAGCCGGCGTGGTTGGACGACCCGACGTAGAGCACCTTGCCCTGCGCGACGAGGGTCTCGCAGGCCTGCCAGATCTCCTCCCACGGAGTCTTCAGGTCGACGTGGTGGAACTGGTAGAGGTCGATCCAGTCGGTCTGCATCCGCTTCAGCGAGGCGTCGCAGGCCCGCACGAGGTTGCGGGCGGACAGGAAGGTGTCGTTGGGCCAGTCGGTCATGGAGCCGTAGACCTTGGTGGCCAGCACCGTCTTCTCCCGGCGCTCGCCGCCCTGGGCGAACCAGGTGCCGAGGATCTCCTCGGTGCGGCCCTTGCCGGCGGCGAAGCCGTAGACGTTGGCGGTGTCGAAGAAGTTCACGCCCTCCGCGTGGGCGCGGTCCATGATCGCGTGCGCGTCGGGCTCGGAGGTCTCGGGACCGAAGTTCATCGTGCCCAGGCAGAGTCGGGAGACCGACAGTCCGCTGCGGCCGAGGTGGGTCTGTTCCATGTCTCCCACACTGGCACCCTGTCGGCCGTGCCGCAGAGCTTCGAGACCGCCACCGCGCTGACCCGCACCGACGCCGGCTTCTCCGCCTCCCTGGACCCGGGGTGGGACGTCGGGGGCGGGGTGCTCAACGGCGGCTACCTGCTCGCCGTGGCCGCCCGGGCCGCCGTCGAGGTGTCCCCGCACGAGCACCCGGTGGCGCTGTCGGCCAGCTACCTGCGCGCCGCCGCCCCCGGGGCCGCGACGCTCACCGTCACCGCCGGTCCGGCCGGCCGGACGCTGCAGCACGCCGTCGTCGTCCTCTCCGACGCCACCGGCCCCGCGGTCTCGGTGCAGACGACCACGGCGACCCTGGTGCCGGGGGAGTCCTCCTACGCCGTCGCGATGCCGGCGGCGACGCCGGTGGAGGACTGCCTCTCCATCGCCGAGCACGCCCACCTCGCCCCGCCCGGGATGCCCGTGCCCGGGCTCTCCGAACGGGTGGACACCCGGCTCGACCCGGTCACCGCCGGCTGGGCACTGGGTGAGTTCTCCGCCGAGCCGGTGATCCGGGCGTGGGTGCGCTTCGCCGACGGCCGCGAGCCCGACCCGCTCGGCCTGGTCGCCTTCACCGACGCGCTGCCGCCCACCTCCTGGGCGATCGGGCAGCTCGGCTGGGCCCCCACCGTCCAGCTGCAGACCCTCGTCCGCGCCCTCCCCGCTCCCGGCTGGTGCCTGGTCGAGGCCCGCGCCACCGAGATCGCCGGCGGCTGGATCGACGAGGACTACCGCATCTGGGACTCGACCGGCCGCCTGGTCGCCCAGTCCCGCCAGCTGGCCCGCTCGCCCCGGCCCAGCGTGGATCAGGTGACCTGATCCAAAGCTGGCCGTCCTCAGCAACGCTGGTGAGGGCGGCCAGTCTTGGATCAGGTCACCTGATCCACGCTGAGGGTGCTCAGGCGTCCTCGCGGAGGACGGTGGCCGGGTCGGCGCGGTCGGCGGCGCGCTGGGCGTAGAGGGCGGCGAGGCCGGCGACGGCCACGGTGACGACGACGGTGGCGGCGAGCGCGGTCCAGGGGACGTCGAGCAGCGGCGTCGGCGGCCGCACGAGGTCGACGTCCAGCCGGCGGTAGACGACCGCGACCGCACCGGCGGCCAGCACCCCGCCGAGGACGATGCCGGCGACCGCGACGCCGCCGAGCTCGACCAGCAGCGACGTCAGGTGCGCGCGCCGGGAGAGCCCGAGGCGGCGGGCCATCACGTAGCCGGAGACCCGGCTGCGGGAGCGGGCCTCCAGGTACAGCAGCAGGCCGCCGAGAGCGATGACGCCGACGAAGACCGCCAGCGCGGAGAGGTAGCCGAAGGTCCAGGTGATGCCCAGGAAGTTCGCCGTCGTCTGCACGTCGGCGGGCTCGACGGTCCGGTTGCGGTCGCTCCCGGCCGCGGTGAAGGCCTCCTGGGCGGCGGAGGTGTCGCCGTCAGTCCACAGCTCGGCGGTGCGGTCGGCGCCGGCGGTGCGGGGGACGTCGGGCAGCCGGTCGGCGGCGACCAGCAGCACCGGGTCGGCGGTGCGCCGCCCGGGGAGCACGTCGGCGGTGGCCACCACGTCGACGGGCACGTCCTGCGTGCCGAGCCGGAGGTCGGTCTCCCCGGTCGGCAGCCCGGCGGCCACCACGGGCAGACGGCCGTCGACGGCGGGGCCGTCGAGGCGGGCCAGCAGGTCGGGCAACGACTCGGCGGCGAAGGAGTCCACCCAGAACGCGGTGCCGGCGAAGTCGGCCGGGTCGACCGCCAGCACCTGGACGTCGGCGCGACCACGGCTGTCCCCGGCGCCCTCGGCCGCGGTGACGCTGGCGTCGCCGTAGCGCACCACGTACGTGCCGGCCGCGGCGATCTCCGGGGTGGGGTCGAAGCGGGACACCGACAGCACGGCCGCTCCGGCGCCGATCTGCACGCCCACCTTGGCGTCCAGGGTGGCCTGCGAGCTGGCGGTCAGCGTCGCCGTGTACCCGAGCACCGCGACCGGCAGGGCGACGGCGACCAGCAGGGTGGCGGTGGCCAGCCGCGCCGCGGCCAGCCGGTTCACCGCCAGGAACACCGCCGGACGACGGCGCGCGGCCCACCGCCGCACCCGGGGCAGCAGTGCGGTGAGCACCCGGGCGAGCAGCACCGCGGCACCGGCCAGGCCCAGCAGCGGGAAGGCGACCAGCAGCCCGTCGACCTGCGCGACGTTGCCCTCGCTGACCACGCCGGGCCGGCCCTGCAGCGCCACCCAGCAGGCACCCGCGGCGAGCAGCAGCGTGAGCTCCCACGGCACGCGCGAGGGCCAGCGGGGTGCGGCGCCCAGCGGGCGTTCGGCGGACCCCCGGGCGCGCAGCCCGGCGACCAGCGCGGCGGCGCCCAGGCCGACCACGAACGCGCCGACCCCTGCCCACAGCGCGGCCGTGGTCGCACCGGGGTCCAGGTCGTCGGCCGGGCCCAGTGTGGCGATCAGCGCCCGGGAGGCGCCCCAGCCCAGCGCGGCGCCGACCAGCGCGGGCAGACCCAGCTCCAGCGCCGCCTTGCCGGCCAGTGGCACGGGGCCCACGCCGCGGGCGGCCAGCAGCCGGACCTCGGTGGCCCGGCGGTCGGCCCAGAAGCTCCCGGCCGCCGCGACCAGCACCAGCGCCAGCAGGGCGCCGGCCACGGCCACCGGGACGACGGGTCCGCGCAGCCCGGACTCCACCAGCTCGGCCCGGTCGATCGCCTCGACGAGTCGGGTGTTGGGCACCCCGTACACCTCGGTGAGACCCAGCCGGTCCAGGGTGTCCGCCTGGGCCCGGGCCTGCCGGTCCAGCAGCGCCCGCGCCTCGCTCACCGTGGTGTCCTCCGCCCGCACCGGGACCTGACGTCGGAGTTCGGTGTAGGCCGTCCCGGGTGAGACGGCGTCCAGGGTCGCCGCGTCCGCGGTGAGGAGCAGCGCCGGCGGAGGGGTGTTCGCGTTGCTGTCGTTGGCGTACAGCAGGCGGTAGTCGCACCAGTAGTCGTCGGCGTCGTAGGCGAACAGGTCGGTGTAGACCCCGGCGACGGTCACCGGGGCGGACCCGACCGTGATCGTGTCGCCGGCGACGATGCCGGCCTGCTCGGCCCAGCTCGCCGGCACGGCCACCCCGGTGGTGTCCGTCGTGGGCGGTTCCACCCACCGGACGTGGTCGAACGAGGCCGGCCGGAAGAGGAGCTGGGCGGGGAGGGACACCGGCGCCCCGTCCCCGGTCCGCACGCCACTGGCCGAGGCGTAGCCGACCGGGTCGCTGCCGGTGTCACCGACCGCGTCCCACGCCGAAGCGAGCGCCTGGTCGGTCGACCGGTCGGGGGTCTGCTGCCCGGTGGGGTCGCCGTTCTGGTCCAGCAGGCCGACCCCGACCCCGGTCTGCCCCCACCCGACCTCCGCGCACCCCGCGGCCAGCTGCTGCTGCAGCGCCGCCGACCGCGCCGAGGACAGGAACAGCGGAGCCGAGGCCACGGCGCAGGCGAGGATCGCCGTCGTCACCAGCACGGCGACGACGGCCGCGGGCTGCCGCAGGCCCAGCAGGGGAGCGCGGGTCCACGGGGCCAGCCGCCAGAGCGGGGGCCGGCTCACGACGGGGCCCCCTCGGTCAGCTGGCCGTCGCGCATCGACAGCACCCGGTCGGCGCGGGCCCAGGCCAGCTCGTCGTGGGTGGCCAGCAGCACCGCGGCCCCGTCGTCGGCCCGCTGTCGGACGGCGTCGAGCAGCCGGTCGACGTGCCCGCGGTCCTGGTGGGCGGTGGGTTCGTCGGCCAGCAGCACCGCCGGGCGCAGCAGCAGCGCCCGGGCGACGGCGACCCGCTGCTGCTCACCGAGCGAGGCCTGGTGCGGGTACCGGTCGGCCAGGTGGGCCAGGCCGAAGCCGGCGAGCAGCTCGCCGGCCCGGTCGTGCTCGTCGACGCCCCGCAGCCGGGCCGGCAGCAGCACGTTGTCGGCCAGGCTCAGGTCGGCGACCAGGCCCAGGGCCTGCGGCACCAGCGCGAGCTCGGCCCAGCCCAGGGCGTCGGGACGACGTCCGGCGAGGTCCCCGTCCAGGGTCAACGCGCCCTCGTCGGGGGTCTCCCAGCCGCAGAGCACCGCCAGCAGGGTCGACTTCCCCGAGCCGGACGGGCCCACCAGCGCCACGAACTCCCCGGGTGCCACGGCGAGGTCGACGCCGTCCAGCGCGGTGACCGTCTCCACCCCGCGGGTGAACCGCTTGACCAGCCCGGTGGTGCGGAACCCGCTCACGGGACCCGCTGCCCGCGGTCCAGGTGCACGAACCCGTCGGCGACGGCCATCACCCGCGGGTCGTGGCTGGAGACGAGGAAGGCCACGCCGTCGGCGGCCAGCTCGGTCATCGCAGCGAGCACCCGCTCGGCCGCGGCGGTGTCCAGCTCGGCGGTCGGCTCGTCGGCCACCACGAGGGCCGGCCCGCCCACCACGCCGCAGGCGACCGCGAGCCGCTGCTGCTCCCCGCCGGACAGCTGGGCGGGTCGGTGATCGGCGCGGTCGCCCAGACCGAGACGCGCCAGCAGGTCGTGCACCTCGTCGTCGTCGACCGGCGCCCCCCGCAGCTGGGCTGCCAACCGCACCTGCGCGGCGGCGTCCAGGTAGGGCAGCAGGTTCTCCCCGGGCCGCTGGAACAGGTAGGCGACCTGCCGCTGGCGCAACCGCCGGCGGCCCCGGGCACCGAGGGTGTCCACCCGCGCACCGCCGACGGTCACCGCGCCGGAGTCGGGGGAGTCGATGCAGGCCAGCAGCCGCAGCAGCGAGGACTTGCCCGACCCAGACGGCCCCACGACGACGGTCACCTGCGCGCGGGGCACGTCCAGCGACACCCCGGCCAGCGCGGTGACCGTCTCGGTCGCCGTCCGGTAGGTCTTGACCACGTCGGTGCAGACCGCGGCCGGGGCGGGCGTCTCCCGGAAGACGTCGGCGGTGAACGGGTCCGCGTCGAAGCGGAACGCCCCCGGCCCGGTCATCGTGAGGCAGCCTAAGGGTCCCGCCTGGCGTCAGCCCGCCAGCCGGCGGGCGAGTTCGAGGCCGAGCTGGTGCCCCGAGGTCCAGGCGCTCTCCACCTTGGACGGCGCCGCCCAGCCGTCGCCGCACAGCCCGATGCCGTCGGCCAGGTGGAACGGTGCCTCCCGAGGGTCGGTCGGCTTGGCGAACGTCCAGCGGTGCACGTACGTCCACTCCGGCTCCACGTCGATGCCCAGGGCCCTCCGGACGGCGGAGGCGACGGCAGGCCCGGCCTGGGCGGGGTCGTCGAGGTGCCCGGAAGCGAACTCCGCGGTGGTGTGCGCGACCAGCACGGGGGCGCCGTCCCCGCGGCGGTCCCCGTCGTCGGCGATCCAGTCGACGGTCGGGTCGTCGTGGACGAAGGCGCCGTGCAGGTCGGCGGCCCACTGGCGCTGCGACCAGCCCAGCGCGACGGCCAGGGTCGGCTGCCAGCCGCGCGGGTCGAGCACGGTCTCGGCCGGGGACCCGACGGCGAGCAGTCGTCGGGCCTGGGGGTCGGGCAGGGCCAGGACGACGGCGGCTGCTGGCTCGCCGTCCACGGTCGGACCGTCGTCGACGCGGACCTGGGCGACCGTGCGTTCGGTGACGAGGTCCAGGCCCGTGGCGAGGTCGACGACCAGCGAGCGCAGCCCGCGGACGGCGCCGTAGCGCATCGGGCCGGTCTTGGACTCGCCGATCCCGTCGGGGCCGGCGACGGAGAACGTGTCGGTCCACTCCCGGGCCAGGCCGCGCTCGACCCAGTCGGCGACGACCGGCGCGAAGTCCCCGTCGTCGGCGACGGTGAGGTAGGAGGCACCGAGGTCGACGGCGCGGCCGTGCAGGGTGCGCCCGGCCATCCGCCCACCGGGGGCGCGACCCCGGTCCAGCACGCGGACCGTGAGGCCGGCGTCGGTGAGCGCTCGGGCGCAGGCGATGCCGGAGATGCCGGCGCCGATGACGGTCGTGGGGGAGTGGCTCACCCGTCGATCCTGCTCGCAGTGCCGCCGACCTGCAGTCCGACACCGTCCGGGAGGATCTGCGGTCGTGCCCCAGCTGATCACCGACCCACGCGACGAGCGGGTCGCCGACTTCCACGACCTCTTCGCCGGCGACCGCCGCCCGGGCACCGAGCGCGGCACCGGCCCGGTGATCGTCGAGGGCGTCACCGCGGTCGAGCGGCTGCTGGAGACCGGCCTCCCGCTGCGGGCGGTGTACGGCGTCGCCGGCCGGTTGGCCGCCCTCGACCTGCCCGACGGGGTGCCCGCCTACGAGGCCGACAAGTGGGTGGTCTCGGAGACCATCGGCTTCCGGCTCACCCGGGGCGTGCTGGCCTCGGCCGAGCGGCCGGAGACCCCGGACCTCGATGCCCTGCTGGCCGGGCCGGACCCCACCGCACCGCGCCGGATCGCGGTGCTCGAGGGGCTCAACGACCACGAGAACATCGGCTCGATCGGCCGCTCCGCCGTCGCCCTCGGGGTGGACGCGTTGCTGCTGGACCCGACCTGCGCCGACCCGTACTACCGGCGGTCGGTCCGGGTCTCGATGGGCCACCTGCTCACCCTGCCGGTGCGGGTGCTCACCGACTGGCCCGGCGACCTCGACCGGGTGCGGGCTGCGGGCTACACCACCGTGGCGCTCACCCCGGCCGCCGACGCCGTCGACCTGGGCGCGCTGGACCCCACCGCCCACCCGCGGACGGCGCTCCTGCTCGGCGCCGAGGGCCCCGGGCTGTCCGCCGCCGCCCAGGCCGCGGTCGACGTCCGCGCCCGGATCCCGATGCGCTCGGGCGTGGACTCCCTCGGCGTCGCGGCAGCAGCCGCCGTCGCCTTCGCCACCCTCCGCTCCTGACGAGGAGCGCCCTTCTCGTCAGGGGTCCTGACGAGAAGGGCGTTCGTCGTCAGGACCGGGACGGCGGTCCTGAGCGGGGCTCAGCCGCGCAGCGAGAGCCGGGCCAGCAGCTCGCGGGCCTGCTCGGCGGCCTGCGGCTGGCACAGCACGTCGTAGCGGCCGGCGACGATGCGCTGCGGAGCGGCAGCGAAGTCCCGGCGGCCACGGGTGGCCGCGAAGCTGGCAGCGCCGAAGAGGGCACCGAAGACCAGTCCGATGACCAGGCCGGTGAGCACTGAGCTGATCCAGCTCGAGCCGTCCGGGGCGAAGATGCCCAGCAGCAGGCCCACGAAGAGGCCGAACCAGGCGCCCGAGGCGGCCCCGGCCATCGCGGCGCGGGCCAGCGTGAGCCGGCCGACGACCTGCTCCACCGTGCGGAGGTCGGTGCCCACGATCTGGACGTTCTCCACCGGGAACTGCTCGTCGGAAAGGAAGTCGACCGCCCGCTGGGCCAGGGCGTAGTCCCCGTAGGAACCGACCTGCACGCCGCCGACGGGCATCGAGACCGATGCAGCCATGTCCGTTCTCCGTTCTGTGTGCGGTCGGGGGTGACGCGAGGAAGACCCTCCGGGTGCGTCGAGCTCCCCGTCCAGGGCCGAACTACCCTTCCCGCCCAGGTCAGACACGTGATCCGGACCGCTCAGACGAGGCTGTCGGCCCAGGCGCGGTGCAGGTCGGCGAACCGGCCGGTGCCCCCGACCAGCTCCGCCGGAGCGCCGTCCTCGACCAGCCGGCCGGCGTCCATGACGAGCACCCGGTCGGCGAACTCCACGGTGGACAGCCGGTGGGCGATGATCACCGCGGTCCGGTCCGCCAGCAGAGTCTGCAGCGCCTGCTGCACGAGCTGCTCGCTGGGAACGTCGAGGGAGCTGGTGGCCTCGTCGAGCACGAGCACCGCGGGGTCGGCCAGGAACGCCCGGGCGAAGCTGACCAGCTGGCGCTGCCCGGCCGACAGGCGCCCGCCCCGTTTGCGGACGTCGGTGTCGTAGCCGTCGGGGAGCGCGGCGATGAACTCGTGCGCCCCGATCGCCGCGCAGGCCGCCTCGATCTCGGCGCGGGTCGCGGAGGGACGCCCGAAGGACACGTTGTCGGCGATCGACCCGGAGAACAGGTGGCTCTCCTGGGTCACCATGACCACCGCCCGGCGCAGGTCGTCGTCGGCCAGCCGGTCCAGCGGGACGCCGTCGAGCCGGACCTGCCCCTCCTGCGGGTCGTAGAAGCGGGCGGCCAGCCGGGCCAGGGTCGACTTCCCGGCTCCGGTGGCCCCGACGAGGGCCACGGTCTGCCCGGCCGGGATCGTCAGGTCCAGCCCGGGCAGGACGGTCGAGGCGCCGTACCCGAACCGGACGCCGTCGAAGACCAGCTCACCGGCGGCGTGCGGCAGCGGGGTGGGGTCGGCCGGCTCGGCCACCGTGGCCGGCTCCTCGAGCACCCCGGACAGCTTCTCCAGCGCCGCCGACGCCGACTGGTAGCTGTTGTAGAACATCGCGATGTCCTGCAGCGGGTCGAAGAAGCGGCGCAGGTACAGCAGGAAGGACACCAGGGTGCCGACGGCCAGCCCGCCGTCCATCACCCGCAGCGCGCCGTACCCGAGCACCACGACGACCACCAGGTTGCCGATCAGGGTGACCGCCGGGACGAAGACCGCGATCAGCCAGTAGGCCCGGTCGGTGGCGTCCCGGTTGACCTCGTTCAGCTCGGCGTGCAGCTGGTCGTTGCGGCCCTCGCGGCGGAAGGCCTGCACCGCGCGGATGCCGCCGAAGGTCTCGGTGAACTGGACGATCAGCGCCGCGATGGTCTCCCGGGTGCGCCGGTAGGCGACCACCGAGTTGCGTTGGAACCACCGGGCGACCCAGAACAGGAACGGGAACCCGGCCAGCGCGACCAGCCCCAGCGGCAGGTCCAGCACCAGCAGCACGACCCCGATGGAGAGCACGCTGAACAGCGCGGACAGCAGACCGTCCAGGCCCTCGTCGAGCAGCTCGGCGAGGGT
This sequence is a window from Geodermatophilaceae bacterium NBWT11. Protein-coding genes within it:
- a CDS encoding FtsX-like permease family protein; translated protein: MSRPPLWRLAPWTRAPLLGLRQPAAVVAVLVTTAILACAVASAPLFLSSARSAALQQQLAAGCAEVGWGQTGVGVGLLDQNGDPTGQQTPDRSTDQALASAWDAVGDTGSDPVGYASASGVRTGDGAPVSLPAQLLFRPASFDHVRWVEPPTTDTTGVAVPASWAEQAGIVAGDTITVGSAPVTVAGVYTDLFAYDADDYWCDYRLLYANDSNANTPPPALLLTADAATLDAVSPGTAYTELRRQVPVRAEDTTVSEARALLDRQARAQADTLDRLGLTEVYGVPNTRLVEAIDRAELVESGLRGPVVPVAVAGALLALVLVAAAGSFWADRRATEVRLLAARGVGPVPLAGKAALELGLPALVGAALGWGASRALIATLGPADDLDPGATTAALWAGVGAFVVGLGAAALVAGLRARGSAERPLGAAPRWPSRVPWELTLLLAAGACWVALQGRPGVVSEGNVAQVDGLLVAFPLLGLAGAAVLLARVLTALLPRVRRWAARRRPAVFLAVNRLAAARLATATLLVAVALPVAVLGYTATLTASSQATLDAKVGVQIGAGAAVLSVSRFDPTPEIAAAGTYVVRYGDASVTAAEGAGDSRGRADVQVLAVDPADFAGTAFWVDSFAAESLPDLLARLDGPAVDGRLPVVAAGLPTGETDLRLGTQDVPVDVVATADVLPGRRTADPVLLVAADRLPDVPRTAGADRTAELWTDGDTSAAQEAFTAAGSDRNRTVEPADVQTTANFLGITWTFGYLSALAVFVGVIALGGLLLYLEARSRSRVSGYVMARRLGLSRRAHLTSLLVELGGVAVAGIVLGGVLAAGAVAVVYRRLDVDLVRPPTPLLDVPWTALAATVVVTVAVAGLAALYAQRAADRADPATVLREDA
- a CDS encoding RNA methyltransferase, translating into MTVVGEWLTRRSCSQCRRPAVRHRPGGSAVVPQLITDPRDERVADFHDLFAGDRRPGTERGTGPVIVEGVTAVERLLETGLPLRAVYGVAGRLAALDLPDGVPAYEADKWVVSETIGFRLTRGVLASAERPETPDLDALLAGPDPTAPRRIAVLEGLNDHENIGSIGRSAVALGVDALLLDPTCADPYYRRSVRVSMGHLLTLPVRVLTDWPGDLDRVRAAGYTTVALTPAADAVDLGALDPTAHPRTALLLGAEGPGLSAAAQAAVDVRARIPMRSGVDSLGVAAAAAVAFATLRS
- a CDS encoding thioesterase family protein, whose amino-acid sequence is MSAVPQSFETATALTRTDAGFSASLDPGWDVGGGVLNGGYLLAVAARAAVEVSPHEHPVALSASYLRAAAPGAATLTVTAGPAGRTLQHAVVVLSDATGPAVSVQTTTATLVPGESSYAVAMPAATPVEDCLSIAEHAHLAPPGMPVPGLSERVDTRLDPVTAGWALGEFSAEPVIRAWVRFADGREPDPLGLVAFTDALPPTSWAIGQLGWAPTVQLQTLVRALPAPGWCLVEARATEIAGGWIDEDYRIWDSTGRLVAQSRQLARSPRPSVDQVT
- a CDS encoding aldo/keto reductase, which gives rise to MEQTHLGRSGLSVSRLCLGTMNFGPETSEPDAHAIMDRAHAEGVNFFDTANVYGFAAGKGRTEEILGTWFAQGGERREKTVLATKVYGSMTDWPNDTFLSARNLVRACDASLKRMQTDWIDLYQFHHVDLKTPWEEIWQACETLVAQGKVLYVGSSNHAGWQLAAAQEAARNRHFTGLVSEQSIYNLLVRDIEREVVPAAEHYGIGIIPWSPLQGGLLAGVLAKQEGNRRTSERNQARIEEVRPQLQRYEDLCAEWGLAPADVGIAWLLSRPAVTAPIIGPRTMEQFESSLSAVEITLDDAQLAALDDVFPGHETAPEDYAW
- a CDS encoding FAD-dependent oxidoreductase → MSHSPTTVIGAGISGIACARALTDAGLTVRVLDRGRAPGGRMAGRTLHGRAVDLGASYLTVADDGDFAPVVADWVERGLAREWTDTFSVAGPDGIGESKTGPMRYGAVRGLRSLVVDLATGLDLVTERTVAQVRVDDGPTVDGEPAAAVVLALPDPQARRLLAVGSPAETVLDPRGWQPTLAVALGWSQRQWAADLHGAFVHDDPTVDWIADDGDRRGDGAPVLVAHTTAEFASGHLDDPAQAGPAVASAVRRALGIDVEPEWTYVHRWTFAKPTDPREAPFHLADGIGLCGDGWAAPSKVESAWTSGHQLGLELARRLAG
- a CDS encoding ATP-binding cassette domain-containing protein, which produces MTGPGAFRFDADPFTADVFRETPAPAAVCTDVVKTYRTATETVTALAGVSLDVPRAQVTVVVGPSGSGKSSLLRLLACIDSPDSGAVTVGGARVDTLGARGRRRLRQRQVAYLFQRPGENLLPYLDAAAQVRLAAQLRGAPVDDDEVHDLLARLGLGDRADHRPAQLSGGEQQRLAVACGVVGGPALVVADEPTAELDTAAAERVLAAMTELAADGVAFLVSSHDPRVMAVADGFVHLDRGQRVP
- the thpR gene encoding RNA 2',3'-cyclic phosphodiesterase; this encodes MSVGRLFVAVSPPAPVVTALTRAVDAVRDAPGAPRWVSPESFHVTLAFLGDVPRARFAGLIGALGPVVDGASPMTLQLDGAGRFGRRRPRVLWAGVAGDVDALSVVADRLAAAARHAGVPVEDRPLVPHLTLGRWPGTAQADPQLTDALVGEHGPAWAVSEVVLWRSPLGRPYERVTSWATHQA
- a CDS encoding ATP-binding cassette domain-containing protein, with amino-acid sequence MVKRFTRGVETVTALDGVDLAVAPGEFVALVGPSGSGKSTLLAVLCGWETPDEGALTLDGDLAGRRPDALGWAELALVPQALGLVADLSLADNVLLPARLRGVDEHDRAGELLAGFGLAHLADRYPHQASLGEQQRVAVARALLLRPAVLLADEPTAHQDRGHVDRLLDAVRQRADDGAAVLLATHDELAWARADRVLSMRDGQLTEGAPS
- a CDS encoding ABC transporter ATP-binding protein gives rise to the protein MTTTAPPPPSAPDASASWRGVATEGDEDLSTSAGLFLRDRSRRLMGELLSPHRRALWLLLGVLLLQNAAWLAGPFLIGVGIDVAVPALLAGDPWPLVWVTVAMVAAACADAGLRYRFLLGSGRVGQAVLLTLRRRVFRHVQSLPLAFHERYTSGKTISRLTSDVETLAELLDEGLDGLLSALFSVLSIGVVLLVLDLPLGLVALAGFPFLFWVARWFQRNSVVAYRRTRETIAALIVQFTETFGGIRAVQAFRREGRNDQLHAELNEVNRDATDRAYWLIAVFVPAVTLIGNLVVVVVLGYGALRVMDGGLAVGTLVSFLLYLRRFFDPLQDIAMFYNSYQSASAALEKLSGVLEEPATVAEPADPTPLPHAAGELVFDGVRFGYGASTVLPGLDLTIPAGQTVALVGATGAGKSTLARLAARFYDPQEGQVRLDGVPLDRLADDDLRRAVVMVTQESHLFSGSIADNVSFGRPSATRAEIEAACAAIGAHEFIAALPDGYDTDVRKRGGRLSAGQRQLVSFARAFLADPAVLVLDEATSSLDVPSEQLVQQALQTLLADRTAVIIAHRLSTVEFADRVLVMDAGRLVEDGAPAELVGGTGRFADLHRAWADSLV